The nucleotide window CTCCCCCGGCCAGAGTATCAACTCAGCACCGGGAAACAAAAAAGCCCGATCACACCAGTCAGGCTTTTTTGCATCTGATGTAAATCAAATCAGCGCGCTACGTGAAATCTGGAAATTTTAGGTGGCGTAATGGGGCCTAAAGGTGAGATCCCCATATGCTATGCGACCACCTAATGATACCTTGACTGTTGATTAAGTAGTAAGTTTCGGGAAATCAGGTATTCCGATACATCGACTGCCAGAGGTTTTGGATTACAGCCTTGCTGGAGAATACAGAGTAGCCAAAAAGGTTCGGGGTGGTTAGCCCCCAGCCTTAGTTAGGTTTCAGCTGCCATCAATCGATGGTTGATCCCGGATTGTCTCTCACTGCTTGGATCGTTCAAGTCTCCTTAAACGGGGCCCGCTTGGAAAACGGAAAATATCCCACGTTAAGCCCGTTTTTTGTATACGCAGGCATCAAGGCCGAGATCCTTTGATATTCCTCCGTCATCCATCAGTACGATGTATGACGCTCTTGCCGCTGAGTCGCTGAGTCGCTGAGTCGCTGGTGAAGAGTACTTTCCTCTGTATTTACCCGCTACAAATTCACTCAATAATTCCTGATTTATGAATACTGAAAGCAAAATAAATCCACATACAATGATAAACGATCCATTTACACTGTCTGCATACTAATTAATGAGAGATAAATAAATGGCTAATGTATTGATTCTTGGCGCTGCCGGTTCCCTGGCGCGAGTTGCTACACGCTATCTGCTGGATAACAGCGAAGCCCAACTGACACTTTATTTACGTCAGTCAGACCGGTTGAGCAATCAGGATCCCTCCCGGATAAAAATCATTGAAGGGGATGTTCTTGATACCCGTCAACTTAAAGCCTCAATGGTGGGACAAGATATTATTTATGCCAACCTGAGCGGTGATATGAAAAGACAGGCGCAGTGTATTGTGCAGGCAATGAAAGATGTCGGTGTCAGGCGGCTTATCTTTATCAGCTCGATGGGTATCTATGATGAAGTTCCAGATCAGCACTATGGTGCAGTGCTGACACCTTATCGGGAGTCGGCTGCCGTGGTAGAAGCCTCTGGTCTGGAATACACGATTATCCGCCCAGGATGGTTTACCAATGGCAGTGATGTGGATTATGTACTCACCAAAAAAGGGGAGACGTTCATGGGGAGCAGTGTGTCCCGGTTAAGTATTGCTGATCTGATCACTCAGGTGGTTATCACTCCAGCCCTTTATTCAGGTGACAGTCTGGGCATTGCCCGCGCATAAAGCTGAATAGAGGTATTTATGCTTAACGCAAGATCAATTTTTTGACGCTTATGGTGCGTTAAATTTTTCGAAAAACGCCAGACGGTATCCCTGATTTAAGATTCCACGCCAGAAGAGAAATTAAATGTTGTCCAGTACGTCAATAAATACGCCAAGCAGGTACTCGCATCCCATGACTATCCTGACCATCGTATTGATGAGCTATGTCATGATTGTTATTGATAACTCGATTGTAATTACAGGATTACCAAAAATTCAGAATGAGTTTCATTTCAGCGCTACTGGATTATCCTGGGTATCGAGCGCATATGCGCTTACGTTTGGTGGTTTTCTGCTTCTCAGTGCGAAAGCGGGTGATA belongs to Pantoea sp. At-9b and includes:
- a CDS encoding NAD(P)H-binding protein produces the protein MANVLILGAAGSLARVATRYLLDNSEAQLTLYLRQSDRLSNQDPSRIKIIEGDVLDTRQLKASMVGQDIIYANLSGDMKRQAQCIVQAMKDVGVRRLIFISSMGIYDEVPDQHYGAVLTPYRESAAVVEASGLEYTIIRPGWFTNGSDVDYVLTKKGETFMGSSVSRLSIADLITQVVITPALYSGDSLGIARA